ACGGCAGGCAGCTGCGAGAGATCCTTTTGGGTCTGGGTGTCAGCGAGCATGTGCTAAGGATCGACGAGCTGTTCCAGTGCGTGGAGGAGGCCAAGGCCACCAAGGATTACTTGGTGTTACTGGACCTTGTGGGTCGTTTGAGGGCTTTCATCTATGGCGATGATTCCGTCGACGGGGACGCGCAGGTGGCCACGCCAGAGGTTCGACGCATCTTTAAGGCTCTCGAGTGCTACGAGACCATCAAGGTGAAGTACCATGTGCAGGCATATATGCTGCAGCAGAGCCTCCAGGAGCGCTTCGATCGCCTGGTGCAGCTGCAGTCCAAATCCTTTCCCACATCGCGGTGCGTCACCTTGCAGGTGAGCCGGGATCAAACGCAGCTGCAGGATATTGTGCAGGCTCTCTTCCAGGAGCCCTACAATCCTGCGCGCCTCTGCGAATTCCTGCTGGACAATTGCATCGAACCGGTGATCATGCGCCCAGTGATGGCCGATTACAGCGAAGAAGTCGACGGTGGCTCCTTCGTCCGATTGTCGCTTTCCTACGCCACCAAGGAGCCCAGCTCAGCACAGCTGCGTCCGAACTACAAGCAGGTCTTGGAGAACCTcaggctgctgctgcagacgCTGGCCGGGATCAACTGCAGTGTGTCCAGTGACCAACATGTCTTTGGCATTATTGGCGATCATGTGAAGGATAAAATGCTGAAATTACTGGTGGACGAGTGTCTGATACCAGCTGTGCCCGAAAGCACGGAGGAGTATCAGGCTTCCACGCTGTGTGAGGATGTCGCccagctggagcagctgctggTAGACTCATTCATCATCAATCCCGAGCACGATCGAGCCCTAGGGCAGTTTGTGGAGAAGTACGAGACCTACTACCGCAATCGGATGTTCCGTCGGGTGCTGGAAACGGCGCGCGAGATCATCCAGCGCGATCTGCAGGACATGGTGCTGGTGGCGCCCAACAACCACTCAGCCGAGGTGGCAAACGATCCCTTCCTCTTCCCACGCTGCATGATCTCGAAAAGTGCTCAGGTAAGTCGCTCGCTAAACGAAACGATTGATTTCACTAAAGGATTCATTGTCGCCGGCAGGACTTCGTCAAACTGATGGACCGCATTCTTCGCCAGCCCACGGACAAGCTGGGCGACCAAGAGGCCGATCCCATAGCCGGCGTCATTTCCGTCATGCTGCACACCTACATCGATGAGGTGCCCAAGGTGCACCGCAAGCTCCTCGAAAGCATTCCACAGCAGGCCGTGCTGTTCCACAACAATTGCATGTTCTTCACCCACTGGGTGGCGCAGCATGCCAACAAGGGCATCGAAAGCTTGGCGGCGCTGGCCAAGACACTGCAGGCCACCGGTCAGCAGCATTTCCGCGTGCAGGTCGACTACCAGTCCTCCATCCTGATGGGCATCATGCAGGAGTTCGAGTTCGAGAGCACGCACACGCTGGGCTCTGGTCCGCTGAAGCTGGTGCGCCAGTGCCTGCGCCAGCTGGAGCTGCTGAAGAACGTGTGGGCCAATGTGCTCCCGGAGACCGTGTACAATGCAACCTTCTGCGAGCTGATCAACACATTTGTCGCCGAGCTAATCCGTCGAGTGTTCACGCTGCGCGACATTTCCGCACAGATGGCCTGTGAGCTGAGCGATCTCATTGACGTGGTGCTCCAGCGGGCGCCCGCGCTCTTCCGCGAGCCAAACGAGGTGGTCCAGGTCCTCTCTTGGCTGAAGCTGCAGCAACTGAAGGCCATGCTGAACGCGTCGCTCATGGAGATCACAGAGCTGTGGGGCGACGGCGTCGGCCCGCTGACCGCCAGCTACAAGTCGGACGAGATAAAGCACCTCATCAGGGCGTTGTTCCAGGATACGGATTGGCGGGCCAAGGCCATTACGCAGATTGTCTAGGACGTGCTCCACGCGTTTTTGCGAGCGAGGGTTGCTGAACGGCGGGATACACATCACATTTGAGGTGGTAAACGGAGTCTAAATTTGACGATCACCATCATGTGTCCTTACTGAAATTCCTTGAACTGTTTACCACAAATGCCAAAAGTAATATAATTTGATAATCTTTAATTCTCCGAATGGTTTCACTTGTACATAGAGAAGTTACAATCCACAAAAGTCGTTCCATTCTTCCCGCAACGCAACACAATTTTTAACATAAGACttatttaaatgaataaaaacaaCTGAATCCCATTAGTGCGCCTCTTGTCGCGCTTGGAGAACGAGCAGGTACAGCTGCTCAGTTAGCAGTCTGTGATCTCGGCCGTGGGTGACGGTTAGGATGCGTTGGGCCTCCTCCAGATGGTGCAGGGCCTCCTTGGCATGGCCCTCGTAGAGCTGAATCTTGCCCAGCTTCATGTGAAGCAGGCCCAACAGCGGATTCCAGGGACCATGGTATTTCCGAAAGCCTGGCAGCAAACGTTGGCCGTAATCCAGGGCGTCGCTCCACTTGCCCACTTCGATGGCTGCTTCGAAGGCCGCATCGAGCGTCTTGACGTACCACACGTTCAGGGGATGGAACACGCCAGTCTGCTTGTCCAGGCACACCTTGCACACATCGAGATCTGTGATCGAGGAAGTGAAAAGGTGCTATAGTATGGAGCTTATGCCAACTTGGCGCAGCTACTCACAGGCCACGTCCTTCATGTTCTCCAGGTTGTGCCGGGTCAGAGTCATCGCCTCGTTGAAGGCATTTCTCAGCTTGGGACTGATGCCCGCGTCGCAGCGCGGGCAGTTGGTGCGGTCCACACTGATTCCCACGCCGCAGTTGCGATTGGGACACAGGGCAGCCAGCATCTCCTTCGACTCCTTGGCATCCGTGCACTTGCTGCACACGCAGAGGAAGTAGTAGTGCTCCTTGAGATCCAGACGCCTCTGCTCCGGCGTGTTGAGCAGGTCAATGTAGCTGATAAAGATTTTCGACCAGTCCAGGCACTCCATGTCCTCGATCGCGTGCACGTGCAGCTCGTTGCCCTCGAAGGTGGCGACCGCATTTGGCTGGCAACTGTGGTCCGTAATCGAGACGCCCAGATATATGGCCGTGGCAATTGAGTTCATCTCGGCGTCCAAGATATTGAAGCCGTTGGTGATCAGCTGCGAAGAGCAGAGAAGAAAGAGCATGAGCTCCCGCGTATCTGTGCGCCGGGGAATGTGAACCGAAGCCCTTCCTAGATAATCAATTGACTGGCAGAGCGCCAGGCACACAGCATTGATTGCTATCTAATTTGGGCGACCAGGAGCGGCTGCATACGCAAGCGTCGTGGTTTCTCGATTCAGTACCAGCGCGACGAATCGCCCAATCCGCTCCTGCTCGCTCGCACAGGTGCCTGCACACTTACGCGACCGTAGATGCTCATCAGTTCCGTCTTGTTTGGCACCGTGCTGGGACTCTCGGCCATCATATCGCTGAGGACTGCGTGCAGCGAGTCCAAGTGCTCCAGTCGCATGGGGTCGTTCTTGATTTCGGCGTAGTCTGCGCACGTCAACGGGTATTAGCAAGGAATGACCATGCAAAGGGTTTCGCCCTCTGGCTTACTCACGGGACATGAGATCGCGGAACTTGCGGGAGCCGTGCTCGGTGTAATAGCCGCGGATCAGGTCTCCGCCGTGCTCCAGGCGCAGGATCAGTCGGCAGAGCATTCGGGCAGCATCGGGCACAACTCTGGGATGCACCTTCTTGAGGAAAGGACACTCGTGCTTGTGCTGGGCCCAGGCTTGCATCTGGCAGGAGCGATGGCAGTAGGACACATACCTGCAGTTGGAGCACTTCAGCACCTTGGTCCTGCAACGACGAACCCAAATTAGAGAGCCCACAAAGGCAGCCACATGGCGAAACTTACGCCTCCAGGCAGTTATCGCAGCGCTCCAGGCGGTACTGCGACTTCAAGACGAAGGCAAAGGGTTTCTCCGTGAGGATCCGCTGCCCCCTTTTTATTTGCGGCGCCGGATTCTTTCCGTTCTTGGATTTGGATGAGCATGCGAATGTGGGTGCGGATCTGGATGAACCAACGGCGGGGGTGGCCATTTCGTCCGAAcggagcaacaacaaagacttTCGCCTGGGGGCCCGTCTCACTGACGACTGAAAATGAGCGCACACCTGAAGATCAAAAATATTGTTTCGAATgctttttgaatattttgcGGCATCTGATTTCtatttttggccacaaaaacaaacacaatttacgcaaatcgctggcaaacacaaaaacaacaacaccatGGTGTTTATTCGCATGCACACGATGGCGTTGCCAGATCGACTGGAATCATGCTT
The Drosophila mauritiana strain mau12 chromosome X, ASM438214v1, whole genome shotgun sequence DNA segment above includes these coding regions:
- the LOC117147028 gene encoding centromere/kinetochore protein zw10, with protein sequence MEEEAPGFKVLEEAFNGNGNGCANVEATQSAILKVLTRVNRFQLRVRKHIEDNYTEFMPNNTSPDIFLEESGSLNREIHDMLENLGSDGLDALDEAKVKMAGNGRQLREILLGLGVSEHVLRIDELFQCVEEAKATKDYLVLLDLVGRLRAFIYGDDSVDGDAQVATPEVRRIFKALECYETIKVKYHVQAYMLQQSLQERFDRLVQLQSKSFPTSRCVTLQVSRDQTQLQDIVQALFQEPYNPARLCEFLLDNCIEPVIMRPVMADYSEEVDGGSFVRLSLSYATKEPSSAQLRPNYKQVLENLRLLLQTLAGINCSVSSDQHVFGIIGDHVKDKMLKLLVDECLIPAVPESTEEYQASTLCEDVAQLEQLLVDSFIINPEHDRALGQFVEKYETYYRNRMFRRVLETAREIIQRDLQDMVLVAPNNHSAEVANDPFLFPRCMISKSAQDFVKLMDRILRQPTDKLGDQEADPIAGVISVMLHTYIDEVPKVHRKLLESIPQQAVLFHNNCMFFTHWVAQHANKGIESLAALAKTLQATGQQHFRVQVDYQSSILMGIMQEFEFESTHTLGSGPLKLVRQCLRQLELLKNVWANVLPETVYNATFCELINTFVAELIRRVFTLRDISAQMACELSDLIDVVLQRAPALFREPNEVVQVLSWLKLQQLKAMLNASLMEITELWGDGVGPLTASYKSDEIKHLIRALFQDTDWRAKAITQIV
- the LOC117147029 gene encoding histone-lysine N-methyltransferase SMYD3, whose product is MATPAVGSSRSAPTFACSSKSKNGKNPAPQIKRGQRILTEKPFAFVLKSQYRLERCDNCLEATKVLKCSNCRYVSYCHRSCQMQAWAQHKHECPFLKKVHPRVVPDAARMLCRLILRLEHGGDLIRGYYTEHGSRKFRDLMSHYAEIKNDPMRLEHLDSLHAVLSDMMAESPSTVPNKTELMSIYGRLITNGFNILDAEMNSIATAIYLGVSITDHSCQPNAVATFEGNELHVHAIEDMECLDWSKIFISYIDLLNTPEQRRLDLKEHYYFLCVCSKCTDAKESKEMLAALCPNRNCGVGISVDRTNCPRCDAGISPKLRNAFNEAMTLTRHNLENMKDVAYLDVCKVCLDKQTGVFHPLNVWYVKTLDAAFEAAIEVGKWSDALDYGQRLLPGFRKYHGPWNPLLGLLHMKLGKIQLYEGHAKEALHHLEEAQRILTVTHGRDHRLLTEQLYLLVLQARQEAH